One Erpetoichthys calabaricus chromosome 9, fErpCal1.3, whole genome shotgun sequence genomic region harbors:
- the sapcd2 gene encoding suppressor APC domain-containing protein 2, whose protein sequence is MALLVPDRRCALSMQPREAEFSTDGLPKAFLQSMRTLFDILDDRRRGYVHISEIESRWQGTDTRELPRGVLECLRRVAPAHGCLSFERFVAGLRSSLLHPENGRSGAACTANRSRVPGLARTKHPSETEEPADSRKTGLRCSSGYEKTGRATGGRVRSIESLALESGPPGAAPMPRSQSEVSTGLGDSRRHGRGRDEQRRHTISNGVDYSLLKRMKELEQEKDSLLQGVEVVERARDWYHQQIQAVQERQKLVGQDSGGTDLFSEACQGRLNQLLPKLQEVNRCINELLSSSGKPFTTSAVPNPPQSTVGLANSQQAVHMLKEQNRLLTKEVTDKSERITQLEQEKSALIKQLFEARARSNPETSAMDSTFI, encoded by the exons ATGGCTCTGCTCGTTCCGGACCGACGCTGCGCCCTCTCCATGCAGCCCAGAGAGGCCGAGTTTTCCACGGACGGGCTACCCAAAGCCTTCCTGCAGAGCATGCGGACCCTCTTCGATATTCTGGATGACCGGCGGAGGGGCTACGTGCACATCTCCGAGATCGAGAGCCGATGGCAGGGCACCGACACCCGCGAGCTGCCCCGGGGGGTTCTCGAGTGCCTACGGAGGGTCGCCCCGGCACACGGCTGCCTGTCGTTCGAGAGGTTCGTCGCCGGCCTGCGCTCTTCGCTCCTGCACCCCGAGAATGGGCGCAGCGGAGCGGCGTGCACGGCCAACAGAAGTCGAGTCCCGGGGCTCGCCCGGACAAAGCACCCGAGCGAGACGGAGGAGCCCGCCGATTCTAGGAAGACGGGGCTGCGCTGCAGCAGCGGATACGAAAAGACGGGCCGCGCCACGGGGGGTCGCGTTCGGTCCATCGAGTCGCTGGCTTTGGAGTCCG GTCCCCCTGGAGCTGCCCCAATGCCGCGGTCCCAAAGCGAGGTGTCCACAGGACTTGGGGATTCCCGGAGACACGGCAGAGGGCGGGACGAGCAGCGGCGACACACCATCAGCAATGGCGTGGACTACAGCCTG CTGAAGCGGATGAAGGAGCTCGAGCAGGAGAAGGACTCGCTGCTGCAGGGCGTCGAGGTGGTGGAGCGTGCCCGCGACTGGTACCACCAGCAGATCCAAGCGGTGCAAGAGCGGCAGAAGCTCGTGGGCCAGGATTCCGGTGGCACA GATTTGTTCTCGGAGGCCTGCCAGGGCCGTCTAAACCAGCTGCTGCCCAAGCTCCAGGAAGTCAACCGATGCATCAATGAGCTGCTCTCGTCTTCGGGCAAG CCATTCACGACATCTGCAGTGCCAAACCCGCCACAGTCCACCGTCGGCCTGGCAAACTCCCAGCAGGCCGTTCACATGCTTAAGGAACAGAACCGTCTTCTCACCAAG GAAGTGACCGATAAAAGTGAGCGCATCACTCAGCTGGAGCAGGAGAAGTCGGCCCTCATCAAGCAGCTGTTTGAGGCCCGCGCCAGGAGTAACCCTGAGACCAGCGCCATGGACTCCACGTTCATCTGA